One window from the genome of Luteithermobacter gelatinilyticus encodes:
- the glpD gene encoding glycerol-3-phosphate dehydrogenase, with amino-acid sequence MQRESSVDLLVAGGGINGVGIARDASGRGLSVMLVEQDDLGAYTSSASTKLIHGGLRYLEQGQFRLVREALQERERLWRLAPHIIRPLTFILPHQRGMRPAWLIRLGLFLYDYLGGRGSFPPSRSIKFRGSPYGAGLKPDLRRGFLYTDCQVQDSRLVILNALDAAERGAIIRTFTRLVKAVPRGKFWQVELKDEDSGADRRVLARALVNATGPWVAHLLKDCMGDNRPRTIRLVKGSHIVVPRLYDGDYAYILQTPDRRVVFVLPFEKTFSLVGTTDVLWQEAPGPARISPEEIRYLCDSVNGYFRHAITPGDVIWSYAGIRPLYDEDPDHGVENPSVITRDYVLDLEGEAAHEGGAARPVLLNVYGGKITTYRKLAEAAVNRLAPHLGCDVPSWTATSPLPGGDMPDADFDAFFADFRRRRPFVPLVLAERLCRAYGTRVEEVLGEAVSLEDLGENFGGGLYQAEVDYLVLKEWARRPEDILYRRSKLGLHVPPETLQRLSRYMVALRQSGALGRYETLLRSEQ; translated from the coding sequence ATGCAGCGTGAGTCTTCTGTGGACCTGCTGGTGGCCGGGGGCGGAATTAACGGTGTCGGTATTGCCCGCGATGCGTCGGGGCGCGGTCTTTCGGTGATGCTGGTGGAGCAGGACGATCTTGGCGCGTATACCTCGTCGGCCAGTACCAAGCTTATTCACGGCGGACTCAGGTATCTGGAGCAGGGGCAGTTTCGACTGGTGCGAGAAGCTCTTCAGGAACGCGAACGGCTCTGGCGGCTGGCGCCACATATCATCCGTCCCCTGACGTTCATATTGCCACATCAGCGGGGCATGCGCCCGGCCTGGCTCATCCGTTTGGGGCTTTTCCTGTATGATTACTTGGGCGGTCGCGGATCTTTTCCGCCCTCGCGCAGCATTAAATTCAGGGGGTCGCCTTACGGGGCCGGGCTGAAACCAGATCTTCGGCGCGGATTTTTATATACTGACTGTCAAGTACAGGACAGCCGGCTTGTCATTCTGAATGCGTTGGATGCGGCGGAACGGGGAGCCATAATTAGGACCTTCACCCGGCTGGTGAAAGCGGTGCCGCGGGGGAAATTCTGGCAGGTTGAGCTGAAGGATGAGGACAGTGGCGCCGACCGGCGTGTTCTGGCCCGGGCCCTGGTCAATGCCACTGGGCCTTGGGTTGCCCACCTGTTAAAGGACTGTATGGGGGACAATCGCCCCCGAACCATCCGCTTGGTCAAGGGCAGTCATATTGTGGTACCACGGCTTTATGACGGAGATTATGCCTATATCCTTCAGACCCCGGACCGCCGGGTGGTGTTTGTCCTCCCCTTTGAAAAGACCTTCAGCCTGGTTGGCACTACGGATGTTCTGTGGCAGGAAGCGCCTGGCCCGGCCCGGATTTCGCCCGAGGAAATCCGGTATTTGTGTGACAGCGTCAATGGTTATTTTCGCCATGCCATTACACCCGGGGATGTCATCTGGAGCTATGCCGGAATCCGCCCGCTTTATGATGAAGATCCTGACCATGGCGTCGAAAATCCGTCAGTGATCACCCGGGATTATGTCTTGGATCTGGAAGGAGAGGCCGCGCATGAGGGCGGGGCAGCTCGCCCTGTGCTGCTGAATGTCTATGGGGGCAAGATTACCACGTATCGCAAACTGGCCGAAGCGGCGGTGAACCGCCTTGCGCCTCATTTGGGCTGTGACGTGCCCTCCTGGACGGCAACCAGTCCCCTGCCTGGAGGGGACATGCCGGATGCGGATTTTGACGCATTCTTTGCAGATTTTCGTCGCCGGCGTCCTTTTGTGCCACTGGTGCTGGCCGAACGTTTGTGCCGGGCCTATGGCACACGGGTGGAAGAAGTGCTGGGTGAAGCCGTCTCGTTGGAGGATCTGGGGGAGAATTTTGGCGGTGGACTTTATCAGGCAGAAGTGGATTATCTGGTGCTCAAAGAATGGGCGCGTCGACCGGAAGATATTCTGTATCGGCGCAGCAAGCTCGGCCTGCATGTCCCGCCGGAGACGCTGCAGCGGCTCAGCCGTTATATGGTCGCGCTCCGTCAAAGCGGCGCTCTTGGCCGGTATGAAACCCTACTGAGGAGCGAACAATGA
- the modC gene encoding molybdenum ABC transporter ATP-binding protein, protein MSLDVSLTLTRGTFRLNVNFSAPGHGITALYGVSGAGKTTLLRALAGLETNAQGQISVNGQLWQSPKQCLPPHQRAVGYVFQEASLFPHLSVQGNLDYALKRAHPARRNLNRNEVIRLLGLEPFLGRPPHTLSGGERQRVALARALLSGPRLLLMDEPLAALDMSSKADILPYLERLHDILSIPVLYVSHAAEELARLADHLLVMERGRISAQGPLNDILTALEAPLAQQEDAFSVLQGRVITPRNAHHLTLVALGRHEIRLPRVEAKEGQGLRLRVYARDVSLCLDPPGRTSILNVLPARIVAISPARGDGQRLIRLMIDDQPLLAHLTEYSCAALGLEPGLSVYAQIKALALLR, encoded by the coding sequence ATGAGCCTTGATGTGTCCCTCACCCTCACCCGCGGCACTTTTCGACTGAACGTAAATTTTTCTGCCCCCGGCCACGGCATCACCGCGCTGTATGGCGTGTCCGGAGCAGGGAAAACCACCCTTCTGCGCGCCCTGGCCGGACTTGAGACAAACGCTCAGGGCCAGATCAGCGTCAACGGCCAGCTCTGGCAATCCCCGAAGCAATGCCTGCCCCCGCATCAGAGGGCAGTGGGATATGTGTTCCAGGAAGCCAGTCTGTTTCCCCATCTCAGCGTACAGGGCAATCTGGACTATGCCTTAAAACGCGCTCACCCCGCCCGCCGCAACCTCAATCGCAATGAGGTGATCAGGCTGTTGGGCCTGGAGCCGTTTTTGGGCCGCCCCCCCCATACCCTGTCCGGCGGAGAGCGTCAGCGGGTGGCCTTGGCCCGGGCCCTGCTCAGCGGCCCTCGGCTGCTGCTGATGGATGAACCTCTGGCCGCACTCGACATGAGCAGCAAGGCGGACATTCTGCCTTATCTGGAACGGCTGCACGACATTCTGTCCATCCCGGTATTGTATGTCAGTCATGCGGCCGAGGAACTGGCGCGACTGGCCGACCATCTTCTGGTGATGGAAAGAGGACGTATTTCGGCACAGGGTCCGCTGAACGATATCCTCACGGCGCTGGAGGCGCCGCTAGCCCAACAGGAAGACGCCTTTAGCGTATTGCAGGGCCGCGTCATTACCCCTCGGAATGCCCACCATCTGACCCTGGTGGCTTTAGGTCGCCATGAAATTCGGCTGCCCCGTGTGGAGGCGAAGGAAGGGCAAGGTCTCCGCCTCAGGGTCTATGCACGGGATGTCAGTTTATGCCTGGACCCCCCGGGACGCACCAGCATCCTGAACGTATTACCGGCCAGGATCGTCGCCATCAGCCCTGCCCGCGGGGACGGGCAGAGACTCATCCGCCTGATGATCGACGACCAGCCCCTGCTGGCTCACCTGACGGAATATTCCTGTGCAGCACTGGGGCTGGAGCCGGGACTGTCTGTATATGCCCAGATCAAGGCACTTGCCTTGCTCCGGTAA
- the modB gene encoding molybdate ABC transporter permease subunit: protein MLSAEDLTALGLTLKLAGLTTLILLLLGTPLAWWLAHSRWRHKFLIEAVIALPLVLPPTVLGFYLLIALGPQGPLAAVFDLIGIHALSFTFSGLVIGSVFYSLPFVVQPLQHAFTAMGQRPLEVAATLGAGPVDRFFSVALPLARPGYLTAAVLGFAHTLGEFGVVLMIGGNIPGKTQVLSIAIYDHVEALEYTHAHWLSAGLLALSFTLLLGLYALNRRFGVMPQ from the coding sequence ATGTTATCTGCCGAAGACCTCACTGCGCTGGGGCTGACCCTGAAACTGGCCGGCCTGACCACCTTGATCCTGTTATTGCTGGGAACACCGCTGGCCTGGTGGCTGGCGCACAGTCGCTGGCGCCATAAATTTCTGATCGAAGCGGTCATTGCCCTGCCTCTTGTTCTGCCCCCCACCGTGTTGGGGTTTTATCTGCTGATTGCCCTGGGTCCGCAAGGCCCCCTGGCGGCGGTGTTTGATCTCATAGGCATTCACGCCCTCAGTTTTACTTTCAGCGGTCTTGTCATTGGTTCGGTGTTTTATTCCCTGCCCTTTGTGGTCCAGCCCTTGCAGCACGCCTTTACCGCCATGGGGCAACGCCCTTTGGAGGTTGCGGCAACGTTGGGCGCAGGGCCTGTGGATCGGTTTTTCAGTGTTGCCCTGCCGTTAGCCCGCCCCGGTTATCTCACCGCCGCCGTGTTGGGCTTTGCGCACACTTTGGGCGAATTCGGCGTGGTACTGATGATCGGCGGCAATATTCCGGGCAAGACCCAGGTACTGTCCATCGCCATTTATGATCATGTAGAAGCCCTTGAATATACCCATGCGCACTGGCTGTCCGCAGGGCTTCTGGCGTTGTCTTTTACACTGCTGCTCGGTCTTTATGCGCTAAACCGCCGTTTTGGAGTGATGCCGCAATGA
- a CDS encoding transporter has protein sequence MSDYKSLLFLSGLMAGSLTQNVTAQETSTPDLETLLKILETQAQQIDRQARELERQRLEIAIQKQRLDRLTGQETNAAPYPSGTIASPPPARLIRTKAVQTASAPETSVPEDAATRPSEEQRPQQEITVIADVGGVLTPKGQLTIEPTLTASHTSSNRFFFQGVEFVDSVLIGVIEATETRRNYISGQLGFRYGLTNRMEVSTKVPFIYRDDRVESTIVSEQNDNDGSSTTLQDLSGEGLGDIEFGIQYQLNDGQENWPYFVANIRAKSRTGEGPFEVDRDEDGLETELATGSGFWSVEPSLTMIYQTDPAVFFTNFGYIWNIGRDVNFQNEDIFISHVDPGDAVTGNFGIGFALNETLSMSFGYQHNYIFGTETEINGRFTQSRDFQVGSLLFGLALGLGERTGLSMNVAVGVTDDSPDVEFTLRMPFSVMLFE, from the coding sequence ATGTCTGATTATAAGTCCCTGTTATTTCTGTCCGGCCTGATGGCGGGCAGCTTAACCCAGAATGTGACGGCTCAGGAAACCTCCACGCCGGATCTCGAAACCCTGCTCAAAATCCTCGAAACACAGGCCCAGCAAATCGACCGGCAGGCGCGTGAACTGGAACGCCAGCGCCTAGAGATTGCCATCCAGAAACAACGGCTCGACCGCCTCACCGGCCAGGAAACAAACGCGGCCCCTTACCCGTCGGGGACGATCGCCTCTCCCCCGCCGGCACGGCTGATACGGACCAAAGCTGTGCAGACAGCCTCTGCGCCGGAAACCTCTGTCCCGGAAGATGCCGCCACCCGCCCCAGCGAGGAACAGCGCCCCCAACAGGAGATCACCGTAATTGCCGATGTGGGCGGGGTACTCACCCCCAAAGGACAGCTGACCATTGAACCCACCCTGACGGCCTCTCATACCTCAAGCAACAGATTTTTCTTTCAAGGCGTTGAATTTGTGGATTCCGTCCTGATCGGCGTGATTGAAGCCACGGAAACCCGCCGCAATTATATTTCCGGACAATTGGGGTTCCGTTACGGCCTGACCAACCGGATGGAGGTTTCGACAAAGGTTCCTTTCATCTACCGGGATGACCGAGTGGAATCCACCATAGTCAGCGAACAAAACGATAATGACGGCAGCTCCACCACCTTGCAGGATCTGAGCGGAGAGGGATTGGGCGATATCGAATTCGGAATCCAGTATCAGCTGAATGACGGCCAGGAAAACTGGCCCTATTTTGTTGCCAATATCCGCGCCAAATCCAGGACCGGTGAAGGGCCGTTCGAGGTGGACCGGGACGAAGACGGGCTGGAAACCGAATTGGCCACCGGGTCCGGTTTCTGGAGCGTGGAGCCCAGCCTGACCATGATTTATCAGACGGATCCGGCGGTGTTCTTCACCAATTTCGGATATATCTGGAATATTGGGCGGGACGTCAATTTTCAGAACGAAGATATCTTTATCAGCCATGTCGACCCCGGGGATGCCGTGACCGGGAATTTCGGCATTGGTTTTGCCTTGAATGAAACCCTGTCCATGAGCTTCGGTTATCAGCATAACTATATTTTTGGTACCGAGACGGAAATCAATGGCCGTTTTACCCAATCCCGTGATTTTCAGGTGGGGTCACTGCTGTTCGGGCTGGCGCTGGGCCTCGGGGAACGCACAGGGCTCAGCATGAATGTGGCCGTGGGCGTGACAGATGATTCCCCGGATGTGGAATTCACACTCAGAATGCCCTTCTCCGTCATGCTGTTTGAATGA
- the miaA gene encoding tRNA (adenosine(37)-N6)-dimethylallyltransferase MiaA — protein MNTESRKEIILLAGPTASGKSALALRWASEKDGEIVNADSMQVYAELRDLTARPSEEEECQVPHHLYGVLGGNDACSAETWREMALNVLGDIWARGGVPIVVGGTGLYFRALLQGLSPIPSVAPEIRQAVRQEVASEGAEAAHIRLKALDPDWAAKIAPTDRQRIARGLEVALSTGRPLSWWQRQPGQGGLEEREDLALEKHVLMPDREWLYARCDARFEKMVREGRALEEVRSLMARGYSPDQPVMKSLGVSQLAAYLEGRLPLEEAIQQAQTATRQYAKRQMTWFRNQCRDWIHHQGPDFSPVK, from the coding sequence ATGAATACGGAAAGCAGAAAAGAAATCATTCTTCTGGCGGGGCCGACGGCCAGCGGCAAATCGGCACTGGCCTTGCGGTGGGCCAGTGAAAAGGACGGTGAGATCGTCAACGCGGACAGCATGCAGGTTTATGCGGAATTGCGGGACCTGACGGCGCGTCCATCGGAAGAGGAGGAATGCCAGGTGCCGCATCATCTTTATGGCGTGCTGGGCGGCAATGATGCCTGTTCTGCCGAAACCTGGCGGGAAATGGCGCTGAATGTTCTTGGGGATATTTGGGCCAGGGGCGGGGTGCCAATTGTGGTCGGGGGGACGGGACTGTATTTTCGGGCCTTGCTTCAGGGGCTGTCTCCGATCCCATCCGTAGCGCCGGAGATTCGGCAGGCCGTGCGGCAGGAGGTGGCGTCGGAGGGGGCCGAAGCCGCCCATATACGCCTGAAGGCGCTTGATCCTGACTGGGCTGCAAAAATTGCCCCGACCGACCGGCAGCGGATCGCACGGGGGCTGGAGGTTGCCCTGTCCACAGGACGGCCCTTAAGCTGGTGGCAACGTCAGCCGGGTCAGGGGGGGCTTGAAGAGCGGGAGGACCTGGCCTTGGAAAAACATGTACTGATGCCGGACCGGGAGTGGCTTTATGCTCGGTGTGATGCGCGTTTTGAGAAAATGGTGCGTGAGGGGCGGGCGCTTGAGGAGGTGCGTTCCCTCATGGCCAGGGGATACAGCCCGGATCAGCCGGTAATGAAATCACTGGGGGTGTCGCAACTGGCGGCTTATCTTGAAGGCCGTCTGCCTCTGGAGGAGGCCATTCAGCAGGCGCAGACAGCGACCCGGCAATATGCCAAGCGGCAAATGACCTGGTTCCGCAATCAATGCAGGGATTGGATCCATCACCAAGGACCGGATTTTTCGCCAGTGAAATAA
- the modA gene encoding molybdate ABC transporter substrate-binding protein produces the protein MTCLMLWACLMLWGSGTHARTEEITVAVASNFAAAMRDIAKTYEERSGHKVVLAFGSTGKHYAQILNGAPFDAFFAADSTRPQKLEEHGLTVPGSRFTYARGRLALWSATPGFVDDRGDILAKGKFAHLALANPKLAPYGRAAKETLMRMGLWNKLMPRLIRGENIGQAFQFVKTGAAELGFVAYAQIVTLTLPLSGSYWLVPEHLHMPIDQQAVLLNDRPAARDFFAFIKGESAQEIIRAYGYDRQARPLNKPGKETD, from the coding sequence ATGACCTGTCTCATGCTGTGGGCCTGTCTCATGCTGTGGGGAAGTGGAACACATGCCCGAACCGAAGAGATTACCGTGGCCGTTGCTTCCAATTTTGCTGCCGCCATGCGGGATATTGCAAAAACCTATGAGGAACGGTCGGGGCACAAGGTGGTTCTGGCATTCGGCTCCACCGGCAAACATTACGCCCAGATCCTGAACGGCGCACCGTTTGACGCTTTTTTCGCCGCCGACAGCACGCGGCCCCAAAAGCTTGAAGAACACGGCCTCACCGTGCCTGGATCGCGATTTACCTATGCCCGCGGCCGCTTGGCGCTCTGGAGTGCGACCCCCGGTTTTGTGGATGATCGGGGAGACATCCTTGCCAAGGGAAAGTTTGCCCATCTGGCCCTGGCTAATCCCAAACTCGCCCCCTACGGTCGGGCCGCTAAGGAGACGCTAATGCGTATGGGGCTCTGGAACAAACTCATGCCCCGTCTTATCCGCGGGGAAAATATCGGACAGGCGTTTCAGTTTGTCAAAACCGGAGCAGCTGAACTGGGATTTGTAGCCTATGCCCAGATCGTCACACTCACACTGCCCCTTTCAGGGTCATATTGGCTGGTGCCCGAACATCTTCATATGCCCATCGACCAACAGGCCGTCCTGCTCAATGACAGGCCCGCGGCTCGGGACTTCTTTGCCTTTATCAAAGGGGAAAGTGCACAAGAAATTATTCGGGCGTATGGTTACGACAGACAGGCGCGGCCCCTGAACAAGCCGGGGAAGGAGACAGACTGA
- a CDS encoding sigma-54 dependent transcriptional regulator — MMYLEFTHSNPETAEHTHTKENSDRETSLPNRLVLFSARGEKDLKNLASWFDQHNYLVAVFSKFQDMCRHLDQNTCIAVLIDTHSNGDAFPCSEQQLAQLMARWPHLRLIALTSRNLSKQSKLGNLIRQGLIYDFHTLPVDRTRLLYCLGHIQGLVSLEKNTCPPSLHNRNGFGHLLGVSEVMKRVYHTINRVSQVNTPILITGESGTGKELVARTIHDHSPFREGEFVAINCAALPVSLIESELFGHEIGAFTGALRRKTGKVELADNGTLFLDEIGDMPADLQTRFLRFLQNSTFERVGGLKSHNINTRIIAATNVNLQEAIQNGRFRKDLYYRLNVISIILPALRKREEDIRLLAETYLEKFKTRYGKPRLMFSQASYELMNKYPWPGNVRELISAVRRATILTRGRLIHPEDLALHFSLREARETSIPLTQARADFDRRFIRTTLIRNCFNVSKAAEDLSISRAALYRLIKRLGLDFTKMKGEHTNV; from the coding sequence ATGATGTATCTGGAGTTTACGCACAGCAATCCAGAAACGGCAGAACATACACACACAAAAGAGAACAGCGACAGGGAAACATCGCTGCCAAACCGGCTTGTCCTTTTTTCCGCGCGGGGCGAGAAGGATTTAAAAAATCTTGCCTCCTGGTTTGACCAGCACAACTACCTTGTGGCCGTCTTTAGCAAATTCCAGGATATGTGCCGTCACCTGGACCAAAACACTTGTATTGCAGTCCTCATTGACACCCATTCCAATGGAGACGCCTTCCCCTGTTCCGAACAACAGCTTGCCCAGCTTATGGCCCGCTGGCCGCATTTGCGCCTGATCGCGCTCACCTCGCGCAATTTATCAAAACAGAGTAAATTAGGGAACCTGATCCGTCAGGGCTTGATCTATGACTTTCATACCTTGCCGGTAGACCGGACAAGACTGCTTTATTGTCTGGGCCATATCCAGGGGCTGGTCTCGCTGGAGAAAAACACCTGTCCGCCCTCACTTCACAACCGCAACGGTTTCGGTCATCTGCTTGGCGTCTCCGAGGTCATGAAACGTGTCTATCACACCATTAACCGGGTGAGTCAGGTCAATACCCCGATTCTGATCACCGGCGAGAGCGGCACTGGCAAGGAGCTCGTCGCCCGGACCATTCACGATCATTCCCCTTTTCGGGAGGGGGAATTTGTCGCCATTAATTGTGCGGCTCTTCCCGTTTCGCTGATTGAATCGGAACTTTTCGGGCATGAAATCGGCGCCTTTACGGGGGCGTTGCGCCGCAAAACGGGCAAAGTGGAACTGGCGGATAATGGCACACTTTTTCTGGACGAAATTGGGGACATGCCCGCCGACCTGCAAACCCGTTTTTTGCGTTTCCTGCAAAACTCCACTTTTGAGCGGGTCGGTGGTTTGAAGAGTCATAACATCAATACCCGCATTATTGCCGCCACCAATGTCAATCTGCAGGAAGCCATTCAAAACGGCCGGTTCCGCAAAGATCTTTATTATCGCCTGAATGTTATTTCCATCATTCTACCCGCGCTGCGCAAGCGCGAGGAGGACATCCGTCTGCTCGCCGAGACATATCTTGAAAAGTTTAAAACCCGGTATGGCAAACCCCGGCTGATGTTTTCACAGGCCAGTTACGAACTCATGAATAAATATCCCTGGCCCGGTAATGTCCGGGAATTGATCAGTGCCGTGCGTCGCGCCACCATTCTGACCCGGGGACGGCTCATTCACCCGGAAGACCTGGCCTTGCATTTTTCCTTGAGAGAAGCCCGTGAAACCAGCATTCCCCTAACCCAGGCCCGGGCGGATTTTGATCGCCGCTTTATCCGCACCACCCTTATCCGCAACTGCTTTAATGTCTCCAAAGCCGCAGAGGACCTGAGCATTTCGCGAGCCGCCCTTTATCGTCTTATCAAACGCCTTGGACTTGACTTTACAAAAATGAAAGGGGAGCACACCAATGTCTGA
- the glpK gene encoding glycerol kinase GlpK, translating into MTAKRHILALDQGTTSSRAIVFDLTGQVVSQAQREFPQYYPKAGWVEHDAEEIWRNVLETAREALEMVPGGVRAISAIGIANQRETVVLWERKTGKPVYRAIVWQDRRTSDVCGRLKEAGVEDMVRARTGLLLDPYFSATKIAWLLDHVSGAREKAENGALAVGTIDSFLLWRLTGGTVHATDVTNASRTLLYDIHRQCWDEELLRLFRIPAALLPEVCDNAHAFGETDSAVLGRAVPVTGMAGDQQAALIGQACFAPGMIKATYGTGCFMLMNTGEKALSSSARLLTTPAYRLGGQMNYALEGAIFSAGAAVKWLRDGLRLIDEAAQTEGLAGSLSDHHGVYMVPAFVGLGAPWWDPEARGLICGLTLETTPAHLARAALESVAYQSHDLMTAMRRDGAAAPTALRIDGGMSVNNWFCAFVADILDLPVEVPRHHETTALGAAYLAGLAAGEWSGVQEISRCWTARKQYQPRMEPEMRQALLAGWRQAVVRTLSVTP; encoded by the coding sequence ATGACGGCAAAACGCCATATTCTCGCCCTGGACCAGGGCACCACCAGCAGCCGGGCCATCGTGTTTGATCTGACAGGGCAGGTTGTCAGTCAGGCGCAACGGGAATTTCCGCAATATTACCCCAAAGCAGGATGGGTCGAACATGATGCGGAGGAAATCTGGAGAAACGTTCTGGAGACAGCGCGGGAAGCCCTTGAAATGGTTCCAGGCGGGGTGCGGGCCATCAGCGCCATTGGCATTGCCAATCAGCGCGAGACCGTGGTCCTATGGGAACGCAAAACTGGAAAACCTGTGTATCGGGCCATTGTCTGGCAGGACCGGCGCACCAGCGATGTGTGCGGGCGTCTGAAAGAGGCGGGGGTCGAAGACATGGTGCGGGCCCGGACGGGACTTTTGTTGGATCCATATTTTTCCGCTACAAAAATTGCCTGGCTGCTGGACCATGTGTCCGGCGCCAGGGAAAAGGCCGAAAATGGGGCGCTGGCGGTAGGTACCATCGACAGCTTTCTGCTCTGGCGGCTGACCGGCGGCACGGTTCACGCCACTGATGTCACCAACGCATCCCGCACATTGCTTTATGACATTCACCGGCAATGCTGGGACGAGGAGTTGTTACGGCTGTTTCGCATTCCCGCTGCCCTTTTGCCCGAGGTTTGTGACAATGCCCATGCGTTTGGCGAAACCGATTCCGCGGTGCTGGGGCGCGCTGTTCCCGTGACCGGCATGGCGGGGGATCAGCAGGCGGCGTTGATTGGCCAGGCCTGCTTTGCGCCGGGCATGATTAAGGCAACTTATGGCACGGGCTGTTTCATGCTGATGAATACCGGGGAAAAGGCGCTCTCCTCTTCCGCGCGGCTTCTGACCACACCGGCGTATCGCCTGGGCGGGCAGATGAATTATGCTCTGGAAGGGGCAATCTTCAGCGCCGGGGCGGCCGTGAAATGGTTGCGGGATGGCTTGCGGCTCATTGACGAGGCCGCCCAGACGGAGGGCTTGGCCGGATCCCTGTCCGATCATCACGGGGTTTATATGGTACCGGCATTTGTTGGTCTGGGGGCGCCGTGGTGGGATCCCGAAGCCCGGGGCCTGATCTGCGGCTTGACTCTGGAGACAACACCAGCGCATCTGGCCCGCGCTGCGTTGGAATCGGTGGCGTATCAAAGTCATGATCTGATGACCGCCATGCGTCGGGACGGGGCGGCGGCCCCCACGGCCCTGCGCATTGATGGCGGGATGTCGGTTAACAACTGGTTCTGTGCTTTTGTGGCCGATATTCTGGATCTGCCGGTCGAAGTGCCCCGGCATCACGAAACCACGGCATTGGGTGCGGCCTATCTGGCGGGACTGGCGGCAGGGGAATGGTCCGGCGTACAGGAAATCTCCCGGTGCTGGACCGCTCGCAAGCAATATCAGCCCCGTATGGAGCCAGAGATGCGGCAGGCGTTGCTTGCCGGATGGCGTCAGGCCGTGGTGCGTACCCTTTCTGTTACGCCGTGA
- the serB gene encoding phosphoserine phosphatase SerB, with protein MTNVLTLICNPETATLDTTVADKYYDALHDAGLRPAAPIWLAAGEAMDLPFSGSLDTARETLTPLLQAEALDYAIQPQAERRKQLLIADMDSTIIQVECIDELADFAGLKEKVAAITEAAMRGELDFAAALKERVSLLKGIDIAVLDRVFHERVRLTPGAVEMVQTMNKTGAMTILVSGGFTFFTHRVAEATGFQVNRGNVLGISNGKLSGEVVPPIVDSSTKLNSLIEFRQSSALTPRQTLAVGDGANDIPMIQEAGLGVAYHPKPAAAAAADVVIRYGDLTALLYLQGFHKEEFVTA; from the coding sequence ATGACGAATGTTCTGACCCTGATCTGTAATCCGGAAACAGCCACACTGGATACCACCGTGGCAGACAAATATTACGATGCCCTGCATGACGCCGGCCTGAGGCCGGCCGCGCCGATCTGGCTGGCGGCGGGGGAAGCGATGGACCTACCCTTTTCCGGCTCCTTGGACACCGCCCGGGAAACACTGACACCGCTTCTTCAGGCTGAAGCCCTGGATTACGCCATCCAGCCTCAGGCAGAGCGTCGCAAACAGCTGCTGATCGCAGATATGGACAGCACCATCATTCAGGTGGAATGCATTGACGAACTGGCGGATTTTGCGGGTCTGAAGGAAAAAGTGGCCGCCATAACCGAGGCCGCCATGCGCGGCGAACTGGATTTCGCAGCAGCATTGAAAGAACGGGTCAGCCTGCTCAAAGGCATAGACATCGCCGTACTGGACCGGGTCTTTCATGAACGGGTCCGCCTCACTCCTGGCGCTGTGGAAATGGTGCAGACCATGAACAAGACGGGCGCCATGACCATTCTGGTGTCCGGCGGGTTTACCTTTTTCACCCACCGGGTGGCAGAAGCCACCGGCTTTCAGGTGAACCGGGGCAATGTGCTGGGCATTTCCAATGGCAAACTGTCCGGCGAGGTGGTCCCCCCCATCGTGGACAGCTCCACGAAGCTCAACTCCCTGATCGAATTTCGGCAGTCCTCCGCTCTCACGCCCCGCCAGACTCTGGCCGTCGGCGACGGCGCCAATGACATTCCGATGATCCAAGAAGCCGGGCTGGGCGTCGCCTATCATCCCAAGCCAGCTGCAGCCGCAGCCGCTGACGTGGTCATCCGTTATGGCGACCTCACTGCCCTGCTCTATCTTCAGGGTTTTCACAAAGAGGAATTTGTCACGGCGTAA